The proteins below come from a single Eucalyptus grandis isolate ANBG69807.140 chromosome 3, ASM1654582v1, whole genome shotgun sequence genomic window:
- the LOC104439623 gene encoding cytosolic sulfotransferase 5, whose translation MEGVGEGKRAGMRPRAKVSPRRRETARERAEIEARAVNRNFTREALVREGGIVEWGGKGDEEEEFVAVCSLPAQREEGWFQTSLRLYQGSWLPSGHLNGVVACQNHFQAHPSDILLVTSPKCGTTWLKAILFALLNRAEYSDPNPQQRHPLLTQNPHDLVPFLEIRLYLQNKNPDLTAFTSPRLLATHLPYSLLPRSVRDSNCKLVYLCRNPKDTFISMWHHFNKLRPEERGQLPLLEGLDKFCRGVSGYGPYWDHVLGYHKASSEMPEKVLFVKYEEMKADPSVQVRRLADFIGRPFNEEELRNGTVEGILRMCSFDNLSALEVNRSGKLPSGIENKWFFRKGEVGDWVNYMSAEMGERIDGVMEEKWHVSGLKF comes from the exons ATGGAGGGTGTAGGCGAGGGCAAGAGAGCAGGGATGAGGCCGCGAGCAAAGGTGAgcccgcgacggcgagagacagCCAGAGAAAGGGCAGAGATTGAGGCGAGGGCCGTGAACAGGAACTTCACGAGGGAGGCGCTCGTGAGGGAGGGCGGCATTGTCGAGTGGGGCGGCAAAggggacgaggaggaggagttcgTGGCGGTGTGCAGCCTGCCGGCGCAGAGG GAAGAGGGCTGGTTCCAAACCTCTCTCCGCTTGTACCAGGGCTCCTGGTTGCCCTCTGGGCACTTGAACGGCGTCGTCGCTTGCCAAAATCACTTCCAAGCTCACCCCTCTGACATCCTCCTCGTCACCAGCCCGAAATGTGGCACCACTTGGCTAAAGGCCATCCTCTTTGCTCTCTTGAACCGTGCCGAGTACTCTGACCCCAACCCACAACAACGGCACCCTCTCCTAACACAAAACCCCCACGACCTCGTGCCCTTCTTGGAGATCAGGCTCTATCTCCAGAATAAAAATCCTGATCTCACTGCTTTTACATCCCCGAGGCTCTTGGCCACCCACTTGCCTTATTCCTTGCTTCCACGGTCGGTGAGGGACTCCAATTGCAAGCTGGTTTACCTATGTAGGAACCCTAAAGACACTTTCATCTCGATGTGGCACCACTTCAACAAGTTGAGGCCCGAAGAGAGGGGCCAGCTTCCACTCCTGGAGGGGCTCGACAAGTTCTGCCGAGGCGTGAGCGGGTATGGGCCTTATTGGGACCATGTGCTGGGTTACCACAAGGCGAGCTCGGAGATGCCCGAGAAGGTGTTGTTTGTGAAGTATGAGGAGATGAAAGCGGACCCGAGCGTTCAAGTGAGGAGGTTGGCCGATTTCATTGGGCGTCCATTCAACGAAGAAGAATTGAGAAACGGGACCGTGGAGGGAATACTGAGGATGTGTAGCTTTGACAATTTAAGCGCATTGGAGGTGAATAGGAGCGGCAAGTTGCCGAGTGGAATAGAGAATAAGTGGTTCTTCAGGAAAGGCGAGGTTGGAGATTGGGTGAATTACATGAGCGCTGAGATGGGAGAGAGAATTGACGGTGTCATGGAAGAGAAGTGGCATGTTTCTGGTTTGAAGTTTTAG